Proteins encoded in a region of the Elaeis guineensis isolate ETL-2024a chromosome 7, EG11, whole genome shotgun sequence genome:
- the LOC105060472 gene encoding adenylate isopentenyltransferase 5, chloroplastic-like has translation MATDSLPSGKDKVVFVLGPTGSGKSKLAITLATQFNGEVVNSDKMQVYDGLDVITNKVTDEESAGIPHHLIGGVHPDADFTASDFCREAMHAIDSILQRGHVPIIAGGSNSYIEALVDGEGGVFRSRHESCFVWIDVDPSLLHLFVSTRVDKMVEMGLVEEARSEFHQDGDYSKGIRRSIGVPEMDGYFRMEASVDEATRARMLEAAITEIKFNTCKLTCNQLQKIHRLSTLPGWDVHRIDATGFFLKRGREGEAEAWEKVVAGPGKEIVNRFLRGKGASGAVQKNEGKYVNGEADKAVTNGIKERSEV, from the coding sequence ATGGCGACAGACAGCCTCCCCAGTGGCAAAGACAAGGTGGTGTTCGTCCTGGGTCCGACCGGCTCCGGAAAATCCAAGCTGGCCATCACCCTCGCCACCCAATTTAACGGTGAAGTCGTCAACTCGGACAAGATGCAAGTGTACGATGGCCTGGACGTTATCACCAACAAGGTGACCGACGAGGAGTCCGCCGGCATTCCCCACCACCTCATCGGCGGCGTGCACCCGGACGCCGACTTCACCGCATCCGATTTCTGCCGTGAGGCCATGCATGCAATCGATTCCATCCTCCAGCGTGGTCACGTCCCCATCATTGCCGGCGGCTCCAACTCCTACATCGAGGCATTGGTTGATGGCGAGGGCGGCGTGTTCCGGTCCCGGCACGAGAGCTGCTTCGTGTGGATCGACGTCGATCCTTCCCTCCTGCACTTGTTCGTGTCGACGCGAGTGGACAAGATGGTGGAGATGGGGCTGGTGGAGGAGGCCAGGAGTGAGTTCCACCAGGATGGTGACTACTCGAAGGGAATTCGGAGGTCGATCGGGGTGCCGGAGATGGACGGCTATTTCCGCATGGAGGCATCGGTCGATGAAGCGACGAGGGCGAGGATGTTGGAGGCGGCGATCACCGAGATCAAGTTCAACACATGCAAGCTGACCTGCAATCAGCTGCAGAAGATTCACCGCCTCTCCACCCTCCCCGGTTGGGATGTGCATCGCATCGATGCCACCGGATTCTTCCTGAAGCGAGGCAGGGAGGGCGAGGCCGAGGCATGGGAGAAGGTGGTGGCGGGTCCTGGCAAGGAGATTGTGAACAGATTTCTGAGGGGCAAGGGTGCAAGTGGAGCGGTGCAGAAGAATGAGGGGAAGTATGTGAATGGTGAGGCTGATAAGGCTGTTACCAATGGAATAAAAGAGAGGAGTGAGGTTTGA